Proteins from one Flavobacterium sp. N2038 genomic window:
- a CDS encoding ACP phosphodiesterase, which translates to MNFLAHIYLSGDNDLIKIGNFMADGIRGKQFEHFPKDVQKGILLHRFIDTYTDSHDVFRQSTKRLHEKYHHYAGVIVDIVYDHFLAKNWSKYSDENLEDFVDRFYNSLHENHAVLTEKIQGLLPVMTRENWLLSYRTIDGIQHILTQMDRRSKNISKMQFATAELKEFYTEFEQEFTAFFEDIQEQANQKRLTL; encoded by the coding sequence ATGAATTTCTTAGCCCACATATATCTTTCAGGTGATAATGATTTAATAAAAATTGGCAATTTTATGGCTGATGGCATTCGTGGAAAGCAATTTGAACATTTCCCAAAAGATGTACAAAAAGGGATACTCTTACATCGCTTTATTGATACTTATACAGATTCTCACGATGTTTTCAGACAAAGTACCAAACGTTTACACGAAAAGTACCATCATTATGCAGGTGTCATTGTAGATATTGTTTATGATCATTTTTTGGCCAAGAACTGGTCTAAATATTCAGACGAAAATCTGGAAGATTTCGTTGATAGATTCTATAACTCTTTACATGAAAATCATGCTGTTTTAACTGAAAAAATACAAGGTTTACTACCTGTTATGACCAGAGAAAACTGGCTTTTGAGCTATAGAACAATTGATGGAATTCAACATATTCTGACTCAAATGGACCGACGGTCAAAAAATATTTCAAAAATGCAGTTTGCAACAGCAGAACTCAAAGAATTTTATACTGAGTTTGAACAGGAATTCACCGCCTTTTTTGAGGATATTCAGGAACAAGCTAACCAAAAACGACTTACTCTTTAG